One genomic region from Phragmites australis chromosome 1, lpPhrAust1.1, whole genome shotgun sequence encodes:
- the LOC133908994 gene encoding MFS18 protein-like yields MAKSAAKMVVAALLVLAVAAATAEARNIKTTAVAGKDDAVVQPQTFPPFDRLGGGMPGVGSSIPGFGSMPGGSTIPAFGGMPGSGSIGSMPLFGSPGLGGFGGMPGSPAAGSVAEHSKQP; encoded by the coding sequence ATGGCGAAGTCTGCAGCCaagatggtggtggcggctcTGCTCGTCCTGGCCGTGGCCGCGGCGACCGCCGAGGCGAGGAACATCAagacgacggcggtggcgggCAAGGACGACGCGGTCGTGCAGCCGCAGACCTTCCCGCCCTTCGACCGCCTCGGCGGCGGCATGCCCGGAGTAGGCAGCAGCATCCCGGGGTTCGGCAGCATGCCCGGCGGCAGCACCATCCCGGCGTTCGGCGGCATGCCCGGTTCCGGCAGCATCGGCAGCATGCCCCTCTTCGGCTCCCCGGGCCTCGGCGGCTTCGGCGGCATGCCGGGCTCCCCCGCCGCCGGCTCCGTCGCCGAGCACTCCAAGCAGCCCTGA